The following coding sequences are from one Alosa alosa isolate M-15738 ecotype Scorff River chromosome 3, AALO_Geno_1.1, whole genome shotgun sequence window:
- the LOC125291907 gene encoding collagen alpha-1(XXIII) chain-like, which translates to MRGAQSLERFRGYNMSKPVHLLPQIVLLCTLTITDKISAFDYKCRDRMSVYGSVFIPLPPPPPFPPESQVSLLMIDITEDITGIKGEKGSRGPRGEQGETGEMGPKGYLGFPGNIGQPGEKGEKGERGWIGMSGEDGESGTEQGRRGRTGSKGENGWKGKPGMPGQKGVAGRQGAKGHKGDMGLKGYTGLQGLHGPRGVAGKKRPNRHQR; encoded by the exons atgagaggagcACAGAGCTTAGAGAG ATTTAGAGGTTACAATATGAGTAAGCCGGTCCACCTGCTGCCTCAGATTGTGTTATTGTGCACACTGACTATTACAGATAAAATATCAGCTTTTG ACTACAAATGCAGAGATAGGATGTCAGTGTATGGGTCAGTCTTCATTCCtcttccaccaccacctccttttCCTCCTGAATCACAAGTGTCTTTACTGATG ATTGACATAACTGAGGATATAACAGGAATAAAAGGTGAAAAG GGAAGTCGAGGACCCAGGGGTGAACAG GGCGAGACAGGGGAAATGGGACCTAAGGGTTATCTCGGTTTCCCCGGTAATATCGGTCAACCTGGAGAGAAG GGAGAAAAGGGCGAAAGAGGCTGGATTGGTATGTCTGGAGAGGATGGTGAATCAGGAACAGAACAG GGAAGAAGAGGCCGAACAGGTTCCAAG GGAGAAAATGGATGGAAAGGGAAACCAGGAATGCCTGGTCAAAAG GGCGTGGCTGGAAGACAAGGTGCCAAAGGCCACAAG GGTGATATGGGATTGAAAGGATACACTGGATTACAAGGCCTACATGGGCCAAGGGGAGTTGCCggaaaaaagaggccgaaca GGCATCAAAGGTGA